The following are from one region of the Accipiter gentilis unplaced genomic scaffold, bAccGen1.1, whole genome shotgun sequence genome:
- the LOC126036785 gene encoding electroneutral sodium bicarbonate exchanger 1-like: MPLVRQSHRHHRRHSQKHREGEREKESAPTEQGYHCKSHRSPSQRVQFILRTKEDEQHIPHHLFSELDEICVKEGRDAEWKETARWLKFEEDVEDGGERWSKPYVGTLSLHSLSELRSCISNGSVLLDVCANSIEEIADMILAQQEQSTEFDEHVRAQVREVLLRKHHHQNEKTTNLLPAVCSFADVSKRQSDLHLLYKPAQTITPCPSPTAAEAKDGVTRESRAMDLSKAELHFMKKIPTGAEASNVLVGELDFLHQPIVAFVRLSPAVLLSGMTEVPIPTRFLFVLLGPEGKAHQYHEIGRSMATIMTDEVFRDVAYKAKNGADLVAGIDEFLDQVTVLPPGEWDPSIRIEPPKNVPSRWEKRKMPGALDDSASHSTLEKHSGPELQRTGRLFGGLTLDVKRKAPWFWSDFRDGLSLQCLASFLFLYCACMSPVITFGGLLGEATNGHISAMESLLGASMAGVVYCLFAGQPLTILGSTGPVLVFEKILYKFCKEYTLSYLSLRACIGLWTAFLCIVLVATDASCLVCYVTRFTEEAFASLICIIFIYEALEKLSHLRDTYPVHMHSKLDFLTSYYCKCEAPTHPSNETLRFWASNKINVSGIAWENLTVTECRYLRGEFQGPACGRDGPYTPDVFFWCCILFFATFALSSFLKKFKTSRYFPTRVRSTVSDFAVFLTIVIMVLLDFVVGIPSPKLQVPHAFKPTRDDRGWFINPIGPNPWWTVLAALIPALLCTILIFMDQQISAVIVNRKEHKLKKGCGYHLDLFVVAVMLGVCSVMGLPWFVAATVLSITHVNSLKVESDCSAPGEQPKFLGIREQRVTGLLIFVLMGCSVFFTSVLKFIPMPVLYGVFLYMGVSSLRGIQFFDRLKLFWMPAKHQPDFIYLRHVPLRKVHFFTAIQLTCLVLLWTIKVSRAAIIFPMMVLALVFVRKAMDFCFSKRELSFLDDLMPERKKKLDDARNEAGEEEEESRRVMEAAAAASSVQLNVGKTSDVDIPKQSSDRTDPSEIVILDEMSQMTVWKALTLKTETL; encoded by the exons atgccactggttaggcagagccaccggcatcaccgacgccacagccagaagcatcgggaaggggaacgggagaaggagtctgccccgacagagcagggctaccactgtaagtcccacc gctccccgtcccagcgggtgcagttcattctcaggaccaaggaggacgagcagcacatccctcaccacttgttctccgagctggatgagatctgtgtaaaagagggccgagatgccgagtggaaggaaacggcaag gtggctgaagtttgaggaggacgtggaagatggcggcgagcgctggagcaagccctatgttggcacgctgtccttgcacagcctctccgagctgaggagctgcatcagcaatgggtcggtgctgctggacgtttgtgccaacagcatcgaagagattgcag atatgatcctggcccagcaagaacagtccacggagtttgacgagcacgtgcgggcgcaagttcgagaagtccttctgaggaagcaccaccatcagaacgagaagacaaccaaccttctccccgctgtctgctcgtttgctgatgtgagcaagaggcagtcggacctgcacctcctctacaagccag cccaaacaatcaccccttgtccttctcccaccgctgcggaagctaaagatggggtgacccgtgagagcagagctatggatttaagcaag gcggagctgcacttcatgaagaaaattcccaccggggctgaagcatccaacgtgctcgtaggagagctggatttccttcaccagcccatcgtggcatttgtccgcctgagcccggctgtcctcctctcaggcatgacggaagttcccatcccaacaag gttcctgtttgttttgcttggaccagaaggaaaagcccatcagtaccatgagatcggcaggtccatggccactatcatgacggatgag gttttccgtgacgttgcctataaagccaagaacggggctgacctcgtggctggcatcgacgagtttctggatcaggtcacggtcttgccgccaggagagtgggatccatcaatccgaatcgagcccccgaaaaacgtcccttccaggtgg gaaaaaaggaagatgccaggagctcttgatgacagtgcttctcacagcacgctggagaaacacagtgggcctgaactgcagcggacgggaag gctctttggaggtttgaccctggacgtgaagcggaaagccccgtggttctggagcgacttccgggatggtctgagcctgcagtgcctggcgtccttcctcttcctctactgtgcctgcatgtcccctgtcatcacctttgggggactgctgggggaggcgaccaatggccacata agtgccatggagtcgctgctgggcgcgtccatggccggcgtggtgtattgcctctttgccggccaacctctcaccatcctcggcagcaccggacccgtcctggtgtttgagaagatcctctacaaattctgcaa ggaatacacgctctcctatctgtctctgcgggcgtgcattgggctgtggaccgccttcttgtgcatagtgctggtggccaccgacgccagctgtttggtgtgctacgtcacccgcttcacggaagaagcctttgcctccctcatctgcatcatcttcatctacgaggctctggagaagctgagtcacctgcgagacacctaccctgtgcacatgcacagcaagctggacttcctcaccagctacta ctgtaagtgtgaggcaccgacccatcccagcaacgaaacgctgcgtttctgggcgagcaacaagatcaacgtgtctggcatcgcctgggaaaacctcacggtgacc gaatgtcggtatttgcgtggggagtttcaaggacctgcctgtggacgcgacggcccctacacccctgacgtgttcttctggtgctgcatcctcttcttcgccacctttgccctgtcaagcttcttgaagaagtttaaaaccagccgctactttccaaccaga gtacggtccacagtgagcgactttgctgttttcctcaccatcgtcatcatggtgctccttgactttgtggttgggatcccatcgccgaagctccaggtcccccatgcgttcaag cctaccagagacgaccgtgggtggttcatcaaccccataggacccaacccttggtggacggtgttggctgcgctcatcccagctctgctctgcaccatcttgatatttatggaccagcagatcagtgccgttattgtgaacaggaaggagcacaagctgaag aaaggatgcgggtaccacctggacctttttgtggtggccgtgatgctcggggtgtgctctgtgatggggctgccctggtttgtggctgcgaccgtcctgtccatcacccacgtgaatagcctcaaagtagagtctgactgctcagctccaggagaacaacccaagtttctggggatacgagagcagagagtcactggcttgctgatctttgtgctcatgggctgctccgtcttcttcacttctgtgttaaag tttataccaatgcctgtgctttatggcgtctttctctacatgggtgtgtcgtcactcagaggaattcag ttctttgatcgcttgaagctgttttggatgccggcgaaacaccagccggatttcatctacctgcggcacgtgcccttgcgaaaggtgcatttcttcacggcgatccagctgacctgcctcgtcctgctctggaccatcaaggtgtcccgtgccgccatcatctttcccatgatg gttttggctctcgtctttgtccggaaagcgatggatttctgcttctcaaagcgagagctcagctttctggatgaccttatgccagaaaggaagaagaagttggacgatgccagaaatgaagccggagaagaagaagag gagtccaggagggtgatggaagctgctgctgctgcaagttcagttcagctgaacgtggggaagaccagtgatgtggatatcccaaagcaaagcagtgacag gactgatccttctgagattgttatcctggatgaaatgtcacaaatgaccgtatggaaggctctcactttgaagacagaaaccctttga
- the LOC126036842 gene encoding electroneutral sodium bicarbonate exchanger 1-like gives IPMPVLYGVFLYMGVSSLRGIQFFDRLKLFWMPAKHQPDFIYLRHVPLRKVHFFTAIQLTCLVLLWTIKVSRAAIIFPMMVLALVFVRKAMDFCFSKRELSFLDDLMPERKKKLDDARNEAGEEEEESRRVMEAAAAASSVQLNVGKTSDVDIPKQSSDRTDPSEIVILDEMSQMTVWKALTLKTETL, from the exons ataccaatgcctgtgctttatggcgtctttctctacatgggtgtgtcgtcactcagaggaattcag ttctttgatcgcttgaagctgttttggatgccggcgaaacaccagccggatttcatctacctgcggcacgtgcccttgcgaaaggtgcatttcttcacggcgatccagctgacctgcctcgtcctgctctggaccatcaaggtgtcccgtgccgccatcatctttcccatgatg gttttggctctcgtctttgtccggaaagcgatggatttctgcttctcaaagcgagagctcagctttctggatgaccttatgccagaaaggaagaagaagttggacgatgccagaaatgaagccggagaagaagaagag gagtccaggagggtgatggaagctgctgctgctgcaagttcagttcagctgaacgtggggaagaccagtgatgtggatatcccaaagcaaagcagtgacag gactgatccttctgagattgttatcctggatgaaatgtcacaaatgaccgtatggaaggctctcactttgaagacagaaaccctttga